The Primulina tabacum isolate GXHZ01 chromosome 7, ASM2559414v2, whole genome shotgun sequence genome includes a window with the following:
- the LOC142551486 gene encoding xylulose kinase 2-like: MEDFSLPKDSHFLGFDSSTQSIKATVLDANLNIVAYDIINFDSELSHYKTKDGVYRDPSVNGRIVSPTIMWVEALDLILQRLEKSKLNFGKIAAISGSGQQHGSVYWKNGSSSILSSLDSKKPLVDQFGDAFSVKESPIWMDSSTTDQCKEIEKSVGGGLELSKLTGSRAYERYTGPQIRRIFETQPEAYKNTERISLVSSFMASLFIGKYACIDQTDGAGMNLMDIKTRAWSKLILEATAPGLEEKLGKLAPAHAVAGLIASYFVERYKFDKNCLIIHWSGDNPNSLAGLTLSSPGDLAISLGTSDTVFGITNEHKPCLEGHVFPNPVNENGYMVMLCYKNGSLTREDIRNQCADKSWDVFNSCLQETPPLNGGKIGFYYKEHEILPPLPVGFHRYVLENFNEDSVDGVKEHEVDAFDPASEVRALVEGQLLSMRAHAERFGLPSPPNRIIATGGASANKCILTLISSIFGCNVHTIQSSDSASMGAALRAAHGWLCNKKGGFVPISSMYTDKLEQTSLNCKLAASSGCQKLVTKYALLMKKRMEIENNLVKKLGRL; this comes from the exons ATGGAGGATTTCTCTCTCCCGAAAGATTCTCACTTTCTTGGATTTGATAGCTCTACGCA GTCAATTAAGGCAACCGTATTGGATGCAAATCTCAATATTGTAGcttatgatataattaattttgattCTGAACTGAGCCATTACAAAACCAAAGATGGTGTGTATAGGGATCCTTCTGTCAATGGGAGGATTGTTTCACCCACTATAATGTGGGTGGAAGCATTGGATTTAATACTTCAGAGACTCGAAAAGTCGAAATTAAATTTCGGAAAAATTGCTGCCATTTCGGGTAGTGGACAGCAACATGGTAGCGTGTATTGGAAAAATGGGAGTTCTTCGATTCTTTCATCATTGGACTCAAAGAAGCCGTTGGTGGATCAATTTGGTGATGCATTTTCGGTTAAAGAATCACCTATATGGATGGATAGTAGCACTACCGATCAATGTAAAGAAATCGAGAAATCTGTTGGTGGTGGACTGGAGTTGTCAAAGCTCACTGGTTCTCGAGCTTATGAAAGATATACGGGTCCACAAATTCGAAGAATATTTGAGACACAACCAGAAGCTTATAAGAATACTGAGAGAATCTCTCTAGTTAGCTCATTTATGGCGTCTCTTTTCATCGGGAAATATGCTTGTATTGATCAAACGGATGGGGCAGGGATGAATTTGATGGACATCAAAACGAGGGCTTGGTCAAAATTAATTTTGGAG GCCACTGCTCCAGGCTTGGAGGAAAAACTTGGGAAATTAGCTCCTGCACATGCGGTAGCTGGTTTGATTGCCTCTTATTTTGTGGAGAG GTATAAATTTGACAAGAACTGTCTGATCATTCACTGGTCTGGTGATAATCCCAACAGCCTAGCTG GTTTAACCCTGAGTAGTCCTGGGGATCTAGCTATCAGTCTGGGAACCAGTGACACT GTCTTTGGGATTACTAACGAGCACAAGCCATGCTTAGAAGGGCATGTCTTTCCTAATCCAGTAAATGAAAACGGTTACATGGTGATGTTGTGCTACAAGAACGGGTCTCTGACCCGTGAAG ATATACGCAACCAATGTGCAGATAAATCTTGGGACGTTTTTAATTCATGTTTACAGGAAACGCCACCTCTAAATG GGGGCAAGATAGGCTTTTATTACAAGGAACATGAAATTCTTCCTCCACTCCCAG TTGGATTCCATCGTTATGTTCTCGAAAATTTTAATGAAGACTCGGTAGATGGAGTAAAAGAACACGAAGTTGACGCATTTGACCCTGCTTCTGAG GTTCGAGCATTAGTGGAGGGCCAGTTACTCTCAATGAGAGCTCATGCCGAAAGATTCGGGCTCCCTTCACCTCCCAACCGTATAATTGCTACGGGCGGAGCATCAGCAAACAAATGCATTCTTACATTAATATCTTCGATTTTTGGGTGCAATGTACATACAATTCAAAGCTCAG ACTCGGCTTCTATGGGGGCTGCACTGAGAGCTGCTCATGGCTGGCTGTGCAACAAGAAGGGCGGTTTTGTTCCTATATCTAGCATGTACACGGACAAATTGGAACAGACGTCTCTAAACTGCAAGCTTGCGGCTTCGTCTGGATGTCAAAAGCTTGTTACTAAGTATGCTTTGTTGATGAAGAAGAGAATGGAGATTGAGAATAATCTTGTCAAGAAACTGGGACGATTGTGA